Proteins encoded within one genomic window of Polynucleobacter duraquae:
- a CDS encoding 5-formyltetrahydrofolate cyclo-ligase, whose product MHGNSPKSLRQDLLAQRKRFAASVGYSTIEESVLAELASFLADHDAQVQSIALYCPIQDELDLRPALLAWAKNNPDKTLALPFARPDKHLDFYVWEEDDLLIPSRHGVPEPDPNNPRRPQITPDCILIPCVGWSQSKVGDKTHYWRLGYGGGYFDRTLAQLRKAKPNLLCIGIGFDWQKLDDAQWQAQTHDEPLDAMLTESGLVITY is encoded by the coding sequence ATGCACGGCAATTCTCCAAAATCGCTACGGCAGGACTTGTTAGCCCAAAGGAAACGGTTTGCGGCCAGCGTAGGCTATTCCACAATTGAAGAGTCCGTTTTAGCCGAACTAGCTAGTTTTCTGGCTGACCATGACGCCCAAGTTCAATCCATTGCCTTGTATTGCCCCATACAAGATGAGCTTGATTTACGACCTGCATTATTAGCTTGGGCTAAGAATAATCCGGATAAAACGCTGGCACTCCCCTTTGCGCGTCCCGATAAACATTTAGATTTCTATGTCTGGGAAGAGGATGACCTGCTGATTCCAAGTCGCCACGGCGTACCAGAGCCAGACCCCAACAATCCCCGCAGACCTCAAATTACTCCAGACTGTATTTTGATTCCCTGCGTTGGTTGGTCACAATCCAAGGTGGGGGATAAAACCCATTATTGGCGGCTGGGCTATGGGGGCGGCTACTTTGATCGCACTTTAGCGCAATTGCGTAAAGCCAAGCCAAACCTACTCTGCATAGGAATTGGCTTTGATTGGCAAAAGTTAGATGATGCGCAGTGGCAAGCTCAAACACATGATGAGCCTTTAGATGCCATGCTGACTGAGTCAGGCTTAGTAATTACTTATTGA
- the metF gene encoding methylenetetrahydrofolate reductase [NAD(P)H], with product MELSVEFFPPKTPEGENKLHLVRERFSEMLKPAFYSVTFGAGGSTQSGTLKVVSDIHAAGAAVAPHLSCVGSSRDNVREMLKQYQALGIKRIVALRGDLPSGMGQYGEFHHANELVEFIRTETGDWFHIDVAAYPECHPQAKSPATDVDFFVQKMKAGANSAVTQYFYNSDAYFRFVDEAYELGVTQPVIAGIMPITNSTQLLRFSDACGAEIPRWIRLRLQSYGDDTASIRAFGEEVVTDLCDQLLVAGAPGLHFYSLNQADAVLAIADNLSLNK from the coding sequence ATGGAATTAAGCGTTGAATTCTTTCCTCCAAAAACACCTGAAGGTGAGAATAAGTTACATCTCGTGCGTGAGCGTTTTAGTGAAATGCTCAAGCCCGCTTTTTATTCTGTGACCTTTGGCGCTGGTGGCTCTACTCAATCTGGCACATTAAAAGTGGTGAGCGATATTCACGCTGCTGGTGCAGCGGTTGCTCCCCACTTATCTTGTGTTGGTAGCTCACGTGATAACGTGCGCGAGATGTTGAAGCAATATCAAGCTTTAGGTATCAAGCGTATCGTAGCTTTGCGTGGCGACTTACCATCTGGCATGGGTCAGTATGGTGAGTTCCATCATGCGAATGAATTAGTTGAATTTATTCGTACAGAAACTGGCGACTGGTTTCATATTGATGTAGCGGCCTATCCTGAATGCCATCCTCAGGCCAAGTCACCTGCAACGGATGTCGACTTCTTTGTGCAGAAGATGAAGGCTGGAGCAAACTCCGCAGTCACACAATACTTCTATAACAGCGATGCCTATTTCCGTTTTGTCGATGAGGCATATGAATTAGGTGTTACTCAGCCGGTGATTGCAGGAATCATGCCGATTACCAATAGCACTCAGTTGCTCCGCTTCTCGGATGCCTGCGGTGCAGAAATCCCGCGTTGGATTCGTTTGCGTCTACAGTCCTATGGTGATGACACTGCTTCTATTCGTGCATTTGGTGAAGAGGTAGTTACCGATCTTTGCGACCAGCTTTTAGTAGCAGGTGCGCCTGGATTGCATTTCTATTCATTAAATCAGGCCGACGCCGTTTTAGCCATTGCAGATAATTTAAGTCTCAATAAGTAA